A window of Sorex araneus isolate mSorAra2 chromosome 3, mSorAra2.pri, whole genome shotgun sequence genomic DNA:
AGAAAGAGGAGAAGTTGAGGCGGGCCATCAAAAGGGTTCTGAAGTGTGACGTGACGCAGAGCCAGCCCCTGGGCGCGGTGGCGCTGCCCCAAGCCGACTGTCTGCTCAGCACTCTCTGCCTGGACGCTGCGTGCCCAGACCTGCCCACTTACCGCTCGGCCCTCAGGAACCTGGGCAGCCTGCTGAAGCCCGGGGGCGTCCTGGTGCTCGTGGATGCCCTGCAGAGCAGCTATTATATGATTGGCGAGCAGAAGTTCTCCAGCCTGTGTCTGGGCCGGGAGGCCATCGAGGCCGCCGTGACGGAGGCTGGCTACACCATCGAACAGTTTGAAGTGATCTCTCAGGGTTACTCCCTGGCCAACAACAAGGGACTTTTCTCCCTGGTGGGGCGGAagctgagctgagctgggtgACAACTGCACTCACCATTAAAGCCGTTCCTCCCATTCTGTGTGCCCGGGTGGTTTCTGGTGACAGGTGTCCTACTGTGCTGGGGACACTTTCCCTTCTTCAGTCAAAGGACTCTCACATGGGTCGAGAAATTCTGttctcactccagctcccaaaagtTCATCCTGAAGGATGTTGTCTGACCACCCGTATTCTTCATGGAGGTCAGGTGATAGGGGCTGCTCTGAGGAAAACATGTATGACCCCCAAAGCCTATAATTCTCAGACAGGACTGGCATCACCCCCCAGGCTACAAGGAAAGATTGTGTCTGTGGAGACTGGACTCGCTGTCTGCCTCCCTTGACAGCCCAGAGCAAAGAACATGACTTCTTGGAACATCTACATTTGCTTTCCTCCCCTAAATAATGGCCCTTGTTTATGTTTGCATAGTGGCTGACAAAACCACAAGCATTCCTTGAAAATGGGATTCTCTGGTTGAGACATTTTAAACACAAGCTTCTGGGGGGCAGAGAGTGGGTAGAgtaggtaaaacacttgcctttcgTGCcactgacctcagtttgatccctggcacatggACGCATAtgttcagtcccctgagcaccaccaagtatgtcCCAATCCTTACccttaaataaaatagtttcatacattttttaaaaaaacacataaaactgTCCCTGTGGAAGCTTGAGTGGGAAGAATCAGTTTGACAAAAACAGCTTTGATTcttacctcttttatttttttggctggggttggtttgaggccacacctggcaatgctcaggggttactcctggctctgtactcaggaatcactcctggcagtgttcaggggaccatataggaggccggggattgaacctatgtgCTGTTCTATCTCATCGACTCTAACAAAAGCTTTCTAAGGCACTGGGTCTCTAAGCAAAGGAAGTCCTCAGTGATTTTACCTGTAAGACGACATTTGTTACATtgcattataaatttatttttctgtttccccAAGGAAGTGTGAGCCTCTTAGGTTTGTGTTTGGATTCCACAACAGTGGCCAGACCTGGCATCAGCCCTGGATGCTAAGCAGTAAGCAGCAGTTGGTAAGGGCCCCTTTCTGGGAGTTTCTGTCCCAGGCTTGGGAGAGGTAGGCAAGGAAACCAATCAATAATGAGACACTTCTTAATAATAAGAGCATGGAAGGAAATTTGACAGGATAAAGAAATGGAGATTGAGTAACAGGATTTGTGACTGGAGTAGTACAAACAGGAGGGATTTGTTCATTTCCCTggtaagtgattttttaaaaaagcaacccAGAAGTAGGAATTTGGGCGAGAATGGTGCTCCACAGCATCGTCTGCTCAGATGACATTGTCTTTCTGCTCTGCCTCTGCCCCTGAGTGGATTTTTCACAGGATGACATCTTTATTAGAAGCTCTCCGGCCTCTCACATTGTATTGCCCACCTCTAACCCAATCACAGACAAAGCAGCAGTGTCACAGTGACACACGACACAAGTGTTAAGATCTATAAGAGAACAGAGTGAATTCTTAGATGACAACCAAAAGACTAAAGAAAACCTGCTGGATTCAGTGAATAAGACATAGTCTCTGTTCTCTGCAGCAAGCCAGTGTTTTTTTCAACTATATAGATCAAGTCATTCTGGCTCTGCCActttaagtcatttttattttattttttgggggggtgaggggagggtgtCACATCCAGTGgctatgctcaggccttactcctgggcccaggcttagggatcactccgagTGGTGcctgaggaccatatgcagtgccaagcaTTGAACCAGGATCGGTTGTATCTTaatttctgtactgtctctctggcccctaacaagCCTGTCTTGATCTTTTAAGAGAGAATTTTAGTTCTGGGTTATGGAAATCTTTAATGGAACTGCCTTCCAGAAGGGTTGTGATAAAACTCAGTTTCTATACCATATGCCATCAATTTCTTTCTCATTGAAGGAACATTGAACAAATATTTGCTTAGCACCTTGCACATACCATTTCTGTGCTAGACGGTGAGAATACAAATGCAACCCCAATGTCACTTGCTCATGGGGACCTGTCTTTTCAGTTACTCATGCCCTAGGTGCTGTTGGGTATTCACAGGAGTAATGCAGCTTACAACAAAAATCTCACCCAGAACCCACCCTGTTTAGCACCTCCTGTGTGCTGCAGCAGCTTCATGTCCCAGCCTGAGGGTGCAGGGGTTGCAATGACATCCTTGATGTTAAGAAAGATGATGCCTATGTGTGAGTTCTCCTTGGACAACCCCTAGCCATGCCTGGTTCTTAAGGATAGGTAGGGGACACTTTCCATCTCTCCCAGTGGCCAGTAAATGTTTCCTACAAAGGATCTGATGGTAAATAGCTTCAGCCTTTCAGGTAATGCAGTCTTG
This region includes:
- the NNMT gene encoding nicotinamide N-methyltransferase yields the protein MESGFTSKDTYLSHFNPRDYLEKYYNFGSRQSAENQILRHLLKILHKIFCLDGVKGNLLIDIGSGPTIYQLLSACESFKDIIASDYVDQNLLELEKWLKKEPGAFDWSPVVTYVCELEGGRVKVPEKEEKLRRAIKRVLKCDVTQSQPLGAVALPQADCLLSTLCLDAACPDLPTYRSALRNLGSLLKPGGVLVLVDALQSSYYMIGEQKFSSLCLGREAIEAAVTEAGYTIEQFEVISQGYSLANNKGLFSLVGRKLS